The Oreochromis aureus strain Israel breed Guangdong linkage group 16, ZZ_aureus, whole genome shotgun sequence genome includes the window AAAGTCAACATTGGACCAAGTTACCGAGGAGTTAAAGTGGATGACATGGATGATGTTCCAGCACCTTCAGTTAAATAATAATTCAATCTGACACACAGATTAAAGTATATTACTGTGGAGTTAAGTTTTTAGTGTCCTGCAGCTTGGCGTTGTTTCTGGTGATAGCATGGACATACTTATAAGAACGGTTATAAGAAAATAATGACATCCCACGAACCACTCTGTGCATTCATAGTCCACATGACGACTGGTCTTAAATGGATTAACTTTGTGTATTTTCCAGGGAGAGAAAACAAATTTATTACTATGTATATTTAAGGTGATCATGGTGATTTCACTGAAATCCGGCCACCTTTCCATGCTCCTTGTCCCAGCCTACACCCCCTCAGGCTGAAAACAAGGCCCATATTCAAGACTAATAAGACATGGCCTGAACTCTTGCCCAACTCCAAGAATGCTTTGCACTAGCTACATGGCATTGATTTGCATATCAGAACATAGAAATGTCAGATGTCAGATGTCCACAAACTCCTCAGAGCTTGTGATGCTTGCTTCAAGTCAGGTGACACGGCCCTGTACAGCACCGCCACAGCTGAACTGAAGGTAGGCATCAGAGATGCTAAATGTGTTTACACCAAGACAATGGAGGACAGCTTCACAGACCACGATGCAAGGTGAGTATGGCACCTCAAAGCTACCACGTGTTCCAACACAGATGCCTCACTGGAGGAAAGGAGTACAATCGACTCTTTGCCCAGTTTGACAAGAACACACCTGTCCTGAGCACAGCAACAACACCCACACCTGATGCACACACTATGGGCCTCTCTGTGCAGGGATATAAAGCACTCCAGGTGCTAAGGTCAGTAAACAGTGGAAGGCTGCTAGCCCTGATGGAATACCTGGGAGGTCCTGAAGGTGTGCTCCAATCAACGAACGTCTGTCTTTACATTTATCTTTAATTTAGCAAAAGCCAACCACTCAGTGAGCCACTATTATCCAAGTTCTTACAAAGCCTGCTGTGGACTGTCTGAATAATTTCAAAGCTGTTACGCTCACTAATAATGTAGTGTTTTGAAGTGTTTGATAGACTGCCAATGAGGCAAATTAAAATTGACCTTTGTCCCACTTTTGACCCTACATCAGTTTCCATACATCTCAAACAGGTAAACAGGGGACACTGTTACGATCCCTCGCGACCTCGTACCAGTTAATCTAAAACAGAATGGGAAATATGTACCAATGCTCTTCATCCATTATATTTCAACATTCAACATCATCTTTCCAGATATTTTGATCTTACTGGATTTCCACACTCTCACTTGCACCTGGATCAAAGATTTTCTTACAAACTCACAAAGTCAAGCTTGCTCTCCACCTTTCCTCCACCATGTCATGTGTGTGTAATGTGGCTCTTTTGGCTTCAGTCTTGGTGACCTCTAGCTGGAGAAATTTGTGGCCGAGTGTCAAGCATCTACAATGAAAATTAGCACCTCAAACATTGAGGCCATTGTTCTCAGTAAGAAAATGGTGCACTGCTGACTCTGGATCAGGCACAAATTTCAACCCAGCTGGAAGAGTTTAAATATCTCAGGATTTTGTTCATGAGGAGACAGCGGAACGGGAGATCAGCTGAAGGATTGATGCAGTGTCAGCAATGATGTGGACACTGTTGGAGACAGTGGTTTGTTTAGActgctgcccccgtgacccAGACCCACATTAGTGGTAGAAAATATATGGGCGGATGGATGTATAGATGGATGAACATTATCTTTGACtttgaaatgtttgatttctcagcattaaaatgttaaataactttttttctctATTCCACACTTCCATGTATGTTGCAGAGAACTGTACTGACCACAAACTCCAGTTTGagtgggttttctctgttcctGGAGATGTGGCTATGCTGAGAAGCACACTGGTCTCCTCAGACGTCTTTGACTTCAAAACTGTCCCGTACAACATCACGTGGTACAACTCAGTGTCGGGCCAAGAAATCAGCAGTCAGGCTGGTCACATCCTGGTGCACGAGGACACCCTGTGGTTTCTAAAAGTAACCATGAATGACAGTGGGGATTATGTGACCATACTGAGGTAGGAAGCACTAGCGTCATGGTTCTGGGccttggacccagtattttgagtttcctgtgtttttgtgatTGTTTTACAATTTAATGATGATATTTAGGTTCCGCTAGTCTTGAGTCTGTTCTTTTCAAGTTCCCGagttcccagtttagtttcttGTCTGTTAGGTTCCTCTTGTGTCTTGGTCACTTTCCCTTTGTTGCCTGTAAGTGTCTGTTGTGTTATCTGTGTTTACGTCTCTTTCCTTCTGTGTCCCTCTCACTCAACACCTTTGTCATGTCTGTGTTCACCTTACCCGTTTCCACGTTCTCCTCCTTGTGGTTGTCTCACCAGTCTGTCTGTGTCCTTGTGTGGGTCTCAGTCTGCatgccacttcctgttttattttgatggtccCTTGTCTcattgtgttcagttttgcttcccctgtctcgttgTGTTTAATTTGTTCCTGCTGTGCTCCCATGTGTTATCACTTTCCTTATCACCTTTTTGTGTATGTATTGTTTCAGTCTTCTCTTGTCCCTCCTCCGAGTCTCTGCTCACCTCCTCATTCGTCTCATTGTGTTTCATGGTTTCAAGGTTTCCTAGTAGTTTTCACCAGTTTAGGTTATTTCTGCATGCTGGTTTTTCCTTATGTTATATCCTGGTGTTCAGCCCAAAATAAACGGCTCGCTATTTGTTCCTAAGTTCACATTTTCCTGTGTTGTCTGCACATGGGTCCGCACCTCACCTCACATGATCTTCACCCGCAGATCTTGAAATATTagaaaataatagaaaacagtAAATTACACAACCGATGTGACTGCTTAGTTTTGATTATGAGAACTCGTGCAAGAATTTTGTACACGAAAAATCAATACTGTTAAAAAAGCAAGAGCTACATGCAAAAATATGTAACTCAATTTCAATATAACCTGAAAGATTCTATTATACTATACAGCGGTCCCTCGCTGTTACGCAGTTCACCTTTCGCggatttttttgtgcaattttgcatgctttttaaaattttgtacagcgcattgtgttctggatcctgattggctgtagaccattgtgaATCAATCTTGTGccatgtctcctgtacagtacagaatgcatgcagcttgtcaaatttacataaatcttcgatcgctagcagtgtgactctgaagtgctgtatgtaagttttctccccaacaaacacaacaatgtcgatgaAAATTTTTGCACTGTCAAAGGCTCCTgcgggtgcctttggtttcattctataatactggacttatttttctacaaaggtttgtgtttgagtgtttaaacaagagagaaaagcgtGAAAATGTTTccgcctgtctgagaaaagtgtataaagcgtgtagtgaggggttttacagccttaaaacactataataattgtaaaaaaaataaagttggctacttcctggatttcacctatcacgggttatttttagaacgtaactcccgcgataaacgagggaccactgtattctATTTCAGAAGCCTAAAATAAATATAGGTGGTGAACTAGAGACACGATTCTCTGGGGGTTGTGACTAAACAATTAGTGAACTAAACCAATCTAATAAGAATCCAGTATAACCTATTTTAATATTTAGCCTGTAATGTAAGGCAAACATATTGATAGTATTAAAGTTAGATGGCTTTTCCACTACActgaatttatatttaaatgctgcacttAAAGTATACATGCATACATGCCCATTACCATACTTTCCAGCTTAGATGTCTTGATATCTACTATAGCAGGTAATAAAGATTTTACACATCATTTCAGATTTATGCAAATTTAAAGCACTTTTTAATTGTCATTTGAGTTTGAGGGTCAAAAATCCCCCTCACTGCTAAGACTAGTGTGCCTAATTATCCATTCATTCATAATATTTCTAATTTTCTAATTTTCCAACAGGACTCCTTCCCACTGCTATAGACAGGCCTGCCGACTGGTGGTGGAGGAAAGACTTCCAGGAGAATGTGGAATGCCAAGGAAAGCTGAGCAGCTACTTACAAAAGGAGTGACTGACAACCTGAGCTGCCCTCTGAGGAACGAAATGAATAAGCTGAACAGCTACAACATCTCTTCCTCCATCAAGTGGTACAGAGTGAGTTCTCCAGAATTCTTGAGTGCTGGCATGAAACTTAATGGTTTTAATGGAGAGAGTGCACAGTAGCTGCAACCTCAACTATTTACTACCACTATTTCAACTTCCATCAATACCAGGAATGTATTGAAACTCTGACACCAGTGTTTAAAATCTACAATTTGACTGAAAGCAGATCCCAGTAtccatgtgttttttgttggtaTATTTTCATCTTTTGTGCAACTGCAACTGTTTTGaactttcacattttaaaagtacTTACTCAAAAGATCAATATCATCCTGCTATCAATAGTAGAAATGTAGTTGGCAATCGCCTAGTGGCACTCAAATGGGATCCCAGCGGCTGTAAACTCACCAACTGCACTGTTTATCATAATTTTGAACAGAtacttgtcttttgttttgtgaaTTTGAAAACAAGACCCATTTGTTTCTCCTTCTAGGGTTGTGACCCCATAGAGGATGGGACAGGCGGCTATGAGTATTGGGGCACCAGACTGAAAATTATCAGTGTGGAACTTCAACACAAAGGCACCTATACCTGTACTCTGACATTCACTCTGGGTGGAATCAAAGGGTCTGTATCAGAGTCTATTAAagcagaggtcaaaggtgagATAGTAGAAACAGAAAATGACTGCAGCAGTTTCTTTGTCCATATGTAAAGGTGATTTTTCTAATAACAGTGATGACACAGTAAACATTGTTTAAATTCTTACCATTGTTGCTGCCGCCATTGTTTTTTCTATGGAACATAGCATGGGGCAAATTGGTTTACAAGACAAAATAGCAAAATCAACAACTTGCCAATGACACGTCATTAGCTAAGAAGCATACCGTGAGTAATTACCCTTTCTGAAACTTGTACTGAGTATTTCGAGTAGTATGAACCAAAATGTTAGCTGAACCGATAAACACATCTTTACTAGGGTCAGAGCATTTCCCCCAGGACTCAGAGTTTCTGCAATCACGTGCATTAAACCTCCTTAGCCCAACATGAGAGAGCCATCCACCATCCAGACATCTAGAAGGGAGTCTGTTTATGGGGGTCCAGGTGGTCAGTGATCTTGTGATGGCTTAGGTTTGCTTACTGTAAACTGCATAGTGGAAAATATCATTCCTTTCCAACATATCTTTGTGATTGTCCAACCTCTACTGTAGACTACtgtactagagatggcacgataccacttttttatgtccgataccgatatcataaatttggatatctgccgatacgaTATAAATCCAATATAGCgtattttataatcaataaaacgTTTTGTTTAATATCTTGCTACATTTtttataagttcatactcaagttt containing:
- the LOC116314761 gene encoding interleukin-1 receptor type 2-like translates to MDLSLVLVSFVFFFRLCGKCRGSEEENCTDHKLQFEWVFSVPGDVAMLRSTLVSSDVFDFKTVPYNITWYNSVSGQEISSQAGHILVHEDTLWFLKVTMNDSGDYVTILRTPSHCYRQACRLVVEERLPGECGMPRKAEQLLTKGVTDNLSCPLRNEMNKLNSYNISSSIKWYRGCDPIEDGTGGYEYWGTRLKIISVELQHKGTYTCTLTFTLGGIKGSVSESIKAEVKESYSLVPQVHEPSNDVIKAQRGYNFSKRCLVFVPGVGKPSAYLYWLDKDGFIETNTSHRVHMLEQRLLPQDGSSKGAWLETWLIFSELKEEDFYINYTCRAYSDRGFPEAYFSLQPADSNIIVVIGSVLGGVMVVLIITFIVYYISKINGVL